The Cystobacter fuscus DSM 2262 genome includes a region encoding these proteins:
- a CDS encoding sensor histidine kinase, whose protein sequence is MATHPPPIILSFRRTFALLIVLVVLPSAGLSGFGVVAIINERAAVEKRLQAAWQGTLSALAEELPAVLRAASFQQVNGQMWLVDAEGRRLSTRDSFQLEGKQVRTSDQELAAALTAVESSSEDFPPGTSLFSLMVGGQATLIAAERDGPVVHGSRVSREAVEALVAEQAEAQMTSGEPVRFVLLARQEPGSEGLMGRLASEVAQARASALGPQVLAERTLPLPLQDFRLGVVPTGEDPVARASTRNRLVYGVLLALFYLTLTFGVVYTGRVLYREARLSRMKTDFVSLVSHELRTPVTSIRMFIETLALGRVRDEAQTQEVLRLLTQETERLSTLIERVLDWSRIESGRKEYHPETVPVSEVVDTAVSAFRAQHLEGDVQLSVEMPDTATPVHVDRSAISGALLNLLQNAYKYSREDKRIQLTVRANRKWVDLTVEDHGVGIARRDHRRIFERFYRVDNLLTRRTEGSGLGLAIARRIVEAHGGYITLKSELGKGSRFTIQLPVEKV, encoded by the coding sequence GTGGCCACCCACCCGCCTCCCATCATCCTCAGTTTCCGGCGCACCTTCGCGCTGCTCATCGTCCTGGTGGTGCTGCCCTCGGCCGGGCTGTCCGGCTTCGGGGTGGTGGCCATCATCAACGAGCGCGCCGCCGTGGAGAAACGGCTCCAGGCCGCGTGGCAGGGGACGCTGAGCGCGCTGGCGGAGGAGCTGCCCGCGGTGCTGCGCGCCGCGAGCTTCCAGCAGGTCAACGGCCAGATGTGGCTGGTGGACGCCGAGGGCCGCCGCCTGTCCACCCGCGACTCGTTCCAACTGGAGGGCAAGCAGGTGCGCACGAGCGATCAGGAGCTCGCCGCGGCCCTGACGGCGGTGGAGTCCTCGTCCGAGGACTTCCCCCCGGGCACCTCGCTCTTCTCGCTCATGGTGGGCGGCCAGGCCACGCTCATCGCCGCCGAGCGCGACGGCCCGGTGGTGCACGGCTCGCGCGTCTCGCGGGAGGCGGTGGAGGCGCTGGTCGCCGAGCAGGCCGAGGCCCAGATGACGTCCGGAGAGCCGGTGCGCTTCGTGCTGCTCGCGCGCCAGGAGCCCGGGAGCGAGGGCCTCATGGGCAGGCTCGCCTCGGAGGTGGCCCAGGCGCGCGCCAGCGCGCTCGGGCCCCAGGTGCTCGCCGAGCGCACCCTGCCCCTGCCCCTGCAGGACTTCCGGCTGGGCGTGGTGCCCACGGGGGAGGATCCCGTGGCGCGGGCCTCCACGCGCAACCGGCTGGTGTACGGGGTGCTGCTGGCGCTCTTCTACCTCACGCTCACCTTCGGCGTCGTCTACACGGGCCGGGTGCTCTACCGCGAGGCGCGGCTGTCGCGCATGAAGACGGACTTCGTGTCGCTGGTGAGCCACGAGCTGCGCACCCCCGTCACCTCCATCCGCATGTTCATCGAGACGCTCGCGCTCGGCCGCGTGCGGGACGAGGCGCAGACGCAGGAGGTGCTGCGGCTGCTCACCCAGGAGACGGAGCGGTTGAGCACGCTCATCGAGCGCGTGCTGGACTGGTCGCGCATCGAGAGCGGCCGCAAGGAGTACCACCCGGAGACGGTTCCCGTGTCCGAGGTGGTGGACACCGCCGTGTCCGCCTTCCGCGCCCAGCACCTGGAGGGAGACGTGCAGCTGTCCGTGGAGATGCCCGACACGGCGACGCCGGTGCACGTGGACCGGAGCGCCATTTCCGGCGCCCTGCTCAACCTCCTGCAGAACGCCTACAAGTACAGCCGGGAGGACAAGCGCATCCAGCTCACCGTGCGGGCGAACCGGAAGTGGGTGGACCTGACGGTGGAGGACCATGGCGTGGGCATCGCCCGGAGGGACCACCGGCGCATCTTCGAGCGCTTCTACCGGGTGGACAACCTGCTCACCCGGCGCACCGAGGGCAGTGGGCTGGGGCTCGCCATCGCCCGGCGCATCGTGGAGGCGCACGGCGGCTACATCACCCTCAAGAGCGAGCTGGGCAAGGGCAGCCGCTTCACCATCCAGCTCCCCGTGGAGAAGGTTTGA
- a CDS encoding DUF3396 domain-containing protein: MTERYPRIRFQDKFSGAWLRDGLRFDFYMRQRHTEMARAVFQSMETYIRAVGSEALSIYVDEEGDWQELDESGWSLIQRKLLEYTWPRVILGGSSPGSPNNNRFEYYGSGRVDVPGWRGADKETCVASFWLPTEYLETHGPEHVRALALELATPLPWCSGNGGLAILAPIHLMGMTREVYERCMRYPGMDIPDVEIFSSTIGTRIRGPSWLTFLGQPVLSALGGVEALRARLHTPGTTVQALEGERAVVTLGEWPEAGDRERGLTLPAYRELARVLEPWLYLEHRLHPDFPPEALRQWERRFLE; this comes from the coding sequence ATGACCGAGCGCTACCCCCGAATCCGTTTTCAGGACAAGTTCAGTGGTGCGTGGCTCCGCGATGGATTGCGGTTCGACTTCTACATGCGCCAGCGCCACACGGAGATGGCTCGGGCGGTGTTTCAGTCGATGGAAACCTACATCCGCGCGGTAGGCTCGGAAGCACTCAGCATTTATGTCGATGAAGAAGGAGATTGGCAGGAACTCGACGAATCGGGCTGGTCGCTCATCCAGCGCAAACTGTTGGAGTACACGTGGCCTCGCGTGATCCTGGGAGGGTCATCGCCTGGCAGCCCAAACAACAACCGATTCGAGTACTACGGGAGCGGACGGGTCGATGTCCCCGGATGGAGAGGGGCGGACAAGGAGACGTGTGTAGCCTCGTTCTGGCTGCCCACTGAATACCTGGAGACCCATGGGCCAGAGCATGTGAGGGCGTTGGCGCTGGAGCTGGCGACCCCGTTGCCCTGGTGTTCGGGCAACGGAGGTCTGGCCATCCTGGCCCCCATCCATCTCATGGGGATGACCAGGGAGGTCTACGAGCGCTGCATGCGCTACCCAGGCATGGACATCCCCGATGTGGAAATCTTCTCGAGCACTATCGGCACGCGCATCCGCGGCCCCTCGTGGCTCACCTTCCTGGGTCAGCCGGTGCTCAGTGCATTGGGGGGGGTGGAGGCCCTTCGCGCCCGGCTGCATACCCCGGGAACCACCGTCCAGGCCCTCGAGGGAGAGCGAGCGGTGGTGACACTCGGAGAGTGGCCCGAGGCGGGCGACCGCGAGCGTGGCCTCACCTTGCCCGCCTATCGAGAGCTCGCGCGTGTCCTGGAGCCCTGGCTCTATCTCGAGCACCGGCTCCACCCTGACTTCCCGCCCGAGGCGCTGCGTCAATGGGAGCGCCGTTTCCTCGAATGA
- a CDS encoding alpha/beta hydrolase codes for MTRPSSAPSRASWLLFALGLLLGLLAVLLFVTACLMGASPSGWGYVVGGLLLSVGLLTKRWRRWRGLTRAGLGLLLLIIGARLLLTERRELRTLRLPDEGSRWVNRLVEERDGTLLAAHALLRSGRIPRADAHDFVPALEAAFARLRDAQGPVATPAVATWLGLQSPESFDAVVIPPPGKAAPETAVVFLHGYAGNFAVYCWQMARSAQAISALTVCPSVGPAGDWGSRQGEDTLERTYAWLTRRGVRRVYLGGLSNGGVGASVLVRRAAHPGLELRGLLLISGAETKAPLPHVPMLLVEGKRDTMMPARLMRELARREGRLATYVEVDSGHFAFLDRHEACEKAIASWLLDRERQARP; via the coding sequence GTGACACGCCCGAGTTCCGCGCCCTCCCGCGCTTCGTGGCTGCTCTTCGCCCTGGGTCTCCTCCTCGGTCTCCTGGCCGTCCTCCTCTTCGTGACGGCCTGCCTCATGGGAGCGTCCCCCTCGGGTTGGGGATACGTGGTGGGTGGACTCCTCCTCTCGGTGGGGCTGCTCACCAAACGCTGGAGGCGATGGCGGGGACTGACCCGGGCGGGACTCGGCCTGCTGCTGCTCATCATCGGGGCGCGGCTCCTGCTGACGGAGCGGCGAGAACTGCGCACCCTCCGGCTGCCGGACGAGGGCTCCCGGTGGGTGAACCGGCTCGTCGAGGAACGAGATGGAACACTCCTGGCGGCCCATGCGCTCCTGCGCTCCGGGCGAATCCCCCGCGCGGATGCTCATGACTTCGTGCCCGCCCTGGAAGCGGCCTTCGCCCGGCTGCGCGACGCGCAGGGCCCGGTCGCCACGCCCGCCGTCGCGACCTGGCTCGGGCTGCAATCGCCCGAGTCCTTCGATGCCGTCGTCATCCCTCCCCCAGGGAAAGCCGCACCCGAAACCGCCGTGGTGTTCCTCCACGGCTACGCCGGCAACTTCGCCGTCTACTGCTGGCAGATGGCACGCTCGGCCCAGGCCATCTCCGCGCTCACCGTCTGTCCCTCGGTGGGCCCAGCGGGGGATTGGGGATCACGCCAGGGCGAGGACACCCTCGAACGGACCTACGCCTGGCTCACCAGGCGCGGGGTGCGGCGGGTGTACCTCGGTGGCCTGTCCAACGGAGGCGTGGGCGCGAGTGTCCTCGTGCGGCGGGCCGCTCATCCGGGACTGGAGCTCCGGGGCCTGTTGCTGATCTCCGGAGCCGAGACGAAGGCTCCCCTGCCCCATGTCCCCATGCTCCTGGTCGAGGGAAAGCGCGACACCATGATGCCCGCGCGCCTGATGCGCGAGCTCGCCCGGCGAGAGGGCCGCCTCGCCACCTACGTCGAGGTCGACAGCGGCCACTTCGCCTTCCTCGACCGCCATGAGGCTTGTGAGAAGGCCATCGCCTCGTGGTTGCTCGACAGGGAGCGCCAGGCGCGTCCCTGA
- a CDS encoding response regulator transcription factor, with translation MSDKPRRILVVEDDLAILTGLSMNLRFEGYEILQAQDGRQGLARALDETPDLVVLDVMLPELNGFELLKELRQRGRDTPVVVLSAKGAEMDKIVGLNLGADDYVVKPFGLQELLARIKAVLRRRYPPATQAPVGFGDVQVDLTAKTVTRAGQPVEFTAQEFKLLAHFLAHPGRTFSREELLSAAWGYDYEGSARTVDNFMRQLRLKLEPDPEAPVHFLTVRGLGYRFDR, from the coding sequence ATGAGCGACAAGCCACGACGCATCCTGGTGGTGGAGGACGACCTGGCCATCCTCACCGGTCTCTCCATGAACCTGCGCTTCGAGGGCTATGAGATCCTCCAGGCCCAGGATGGCCGGCAGGGGCTCGCGCGCGCGCTCGACGAAACGCCGGACCTCGTGGTGCTGGACGTGATGCTGCCCGAGCTCAACGGCTTCGAGCTCCTCAAGGAGCTGCGCCAGCGCGGCCGGGACACCCCCGTCGTCGTGCTCAGCGCCAAGGGCGCCGAGATGGACAAGATCGTCGGGCTCAACCTCGGCGCGGACGACTACGTGGTCAAACCCTTCGGGCTCCAGGAGCTGCTCGCGCGCATCAAGGCCGTGCTGCGTCGGCGCTACCCGCCCGCCACCCAGGCCCCCGTGGGCTTCGGCGACGTGCAGGTGGACCTCACGGCCAAGACCGTGACCCGCGCCGGCCAGCCCGTGGAGTTCACCGCGCAGGAGTTCAAGCTGCTCGCCCACTTCCTCGCGCACCCGGGACGCACCTTCAGCCGCGAGGAGCTGCTCAGCGCCGCCTGGGGCTACGACTACGAGGGCAGCGCCCGCACCGTGGACAACTTCATGCGCCAGCTGCGGCTCAAGCTGGAGCCCGATCCCGAGGCCCCCGTGCACTTCCTCACCGTGCGCGGCCTCGGCTACCGCTTCGATCGCTGA
- a CDS encoding class I SAM-dependent methyltransferase — protein MAGNDTRGRTPLSLVGQEPDLLFYTRQAQAQGGPVLVLGAANGRVPWTLAQAGLAVLGVDPSERMIHAAEEARASESPEVSGRVRLLHADLRSLRLEERFPVVLAPQHALGLMASHEDLEACLATVRHHLRPEGLFIYDVLNPPVEPGRPSEEEPGAALEPRRPVFSFHLRERKRPGAPSGIHRLKFKPFSWEELEEAMKACGLTPRERYGGFDGKPFDPADAHHIGVVDG, from the coding sequence ATGGCCGGAAACGACACGCGCGGCCGCACGCCGCTGTCCCTCGTCGGGCAGGAGCCCGATCTCCTCTTCTATACGCGCCAGGCCCAGGCGCAGGGTGGGCCCGTGCTCGTGCTGGGCGCGGCCAACGGGCGGGTGCCGTGGACGCTGGCCCAGGCGGGCCTGGCGGTGCTCGGGGTGGACCCCTCCGAGCGGATGATCCACGCGGCCGAGGAAGCGCGCGCCTCGGAGTCGCCCGAGGTGTCGGGCCGGGTGCGGCTGTTGCACGCGGACCTGCGCTCGCTGCGGCTGGAGGAGCGCTTCCCGGTGGTGCTCGCGCCGCAACATGCCCTGGGACTCATGGCGTCGCACGAGGACCTGGAGGCCTGCCTGGCCACGGTGCGCCACCACCTGCGGCCCGAGGGGCTCTTCATCTACGACGTGCTCAACCCCCCCGTCGAGCCTGGTCGTCCCTCGGAGGAGGAGCCGGGCGCCGCGCTCGAGCCGCGCCGGCCCGTCTTCTCCTTCCACCTGCGCGAGCGCAAGCGGCCCGGTGCCCCCTCGGGCATCCACCGCCTCAAGTTCAAGCCCTTCTCGTGGGAGGAACTGGAGGAGGCGATGAAGGCCTGTGGGCTCACGCCCCGCGAGCGCTACGGAGGGTTCGACGGCAAGCCGTTCGATCCGGCGGATGCGCACCACATCGGCGTGGTGGACGGGTGA
- a CDS encoding kelch repeat-containing protein, whose protein sequence is MKCRHGLRGRMWMALSVLFLAACSGVTQPEGEDASLVPSQPETATQALETPARGLHSLNKVLILASTVSRGTDSIEAQVARQLGYEVTLASDEEWRSLSAADFASYRALVLGDKSCSVAPGLLLAAEETRHIWGPVVDGNVIVVGTDPVYHKQNQVTFNAVQFAAAEAGKTGMYAGLSCYYYETDSPTPVPVLSPFGSFQVSGTSANCKKESSYNDAHIVASHEALAGLTDEVLSNWACSVHEVFLSYPEGDFTPLVIALDPPSGGRWPGSRDFPDGSHGVPYVLARGAAPVRCGDGLVQYPEQCDTGPQNGVPGTPCSAVCRTQWCGDGVVDPGEECDTGAANGSGSCSASCRALARPPVARCKDLLLPTTTTCGATGSVDDGSSDPDGDMVGCTQTPSATFALGTTAVTLTCTDATGLSASCTARVTVTDTTPPSIDCSPELAVECTGRLTPVEVPEPVVSDVCEYGYQRTTGTTSFPVGGPYPVGYEAFDSSGNTSACATQVRVLDTAAPTVTLVGEATQTLACGTPYVEAGVQATDLCDNGEASSPVVTASGAVNTQVPGTYVLTYSAQDASGNVGRATRKVTVTPSSACEAPQTGWTLTGSMAQPRLSHTATLLEDGRVLVTGGFNISSELYSPSTRTFSATGSNLGSHRGHTATRLSDGRVLIAGGTSSTTRPSAELYLPASGTWQATGRLSTPRFNHAAVLLPNGKVLVAGGFGSESSGPALKSAELYDPATGTWSPTRDLTHARGFHTMTLLPGGKVLVTGGGLQPNPDAEGNTLVPEAELYDPAAGTWTSAGRMSTGRAWHTATLLSGGKVLVVGGAGVDAVLSAAAELYDPATGTWKATGSMKSPRRFHTATLLPNGEVLVAGGYDQHTGIQYAAERYNPATGTWSVTASMYVDRYQHTATPLPDGTVLVVGGASNHDQASAEYYRP, encoded by the coding sequence ATGAAGTGTCGTCATGGCCTGCGCGGCCGGATGTGGATGGCCCTGAGTGTCCTGTTCCTCGCGGCTTGCAGTGGGGTGACGCAGCCGGAAGGGGAGGACGCGTCGCTCGTGCCCTCCCAGCCGGAGACGGCCACCCAGGCCCTGGAGACACCCGCTCGGGGGCTGCACAGCCTGAACAAGGTGCTGATCCTGGCGAGCACCGTTTCCAGGGGCACGGACAGCATCGAGGCCCAGGTGGCGAGGCAGCTGGGGTACGAGGTGACGCTCGCCTCCGACGAGGAGTGGCGGTCCCTGTCCGCCGCGGACTTCGCCTCCTACCGTGCCCTCGTCCTGGGAGACAAATCCTGTAGCGTCGCGCCGGGCCTGCTGCTCGCCGCCGAGGAGACGCGCCACATCTGGGGCCCGGTGGTCGACGGCAACGTCATCGTCGTGGGCACCGACCCCGTCTACCACAAGCAGAACCAGGTCACCTTCAACGCCGTGCAGTTCGCCGCCGCCGAGGCGGGCAAGACGGGCATGTACGCGGGCCTGAGCTGCTACTACTACGAGACGGATTCCCCGACGCCGGTGCCGGTGCTCAGCCCCTTCGGCTCCTTCCAGGTGTCGGGGACGAGCGCCAACTGCAAGAAGGAGTCGTCCTACAACGACGCGCACATCGTCGCCTCGCACGAGGCCCTCGCGGGCCTGACGGACGAGGTGCTGTCCAACTGGGCCTGCTCGGTGCATGAGGTGTTCCTCTCCTATCCGGAGGGAGACTTCACCCCGCTCGTCATCGCGCTGGATCCGCCGAGCGGGGGGCGCTGGCCGGGCTCCCGGGACTTCCCGGATGGTTCGCACGGCGTGCCGTACGTGCTGGCGCGCGGAGCGGCGCCGGTGCGCTGCGGTGACGGCCTGGTGCAGTACCCCGAGCAGTGCGACACGGGCCCGCAGAATGGCGTACCGGGCACGCCGTGCTCGGCGGTGTGCCGCACGCAGTGGTGTGGAGATGGCGTGGTGGACCCGGGCGAGGAGTGCGACACGGGGGCCGCCAACGGCTCGGGCTCCTGCAGCGCTTCCTGCCGCGCCCTGGCCCGTCCTCCGGTAGCCCGGTGCAAGGATCTCCTCCTGCCCACCACCACCACGTGCGGCGCCACCGGCAGCGTGGACGATGGCTCGTCGGATCCGGATGGAGACATGGTGGGCTGCACCCAGACGCCGTCCGCGACGTTCGCGCTGGGCACCACCGCGGTCACGCTGACGTGCACGGACGCCACGGGCCTGAGCGCGAGCTGCACGGCGCGGGTGACCGTCACCGACACCACGCCTCCGAGCATCGACTGCTCGCCCGAGCTCGCGGTGGAGTGCACCGGGCGCCTCACCCCCGTCGAGGTTCCGGAGCCCGTCGTGTCCGATGTGTGCGAGTACGGCTACCAGCGGACCACGGGGACGACCTCCTTCCCGGTGGGAGGCCCGTACCCGGTGGGCTACGAGGCCTTCGACAGCTCCGGCAACACGTCCGCGTGCGCCACCCAGGTGCGGGTGCTCGACACGGCGGCGCCCACGGTGACGCTGGTGGGCGAGGCGACGCAGACGCTCGCGTGCGGCACGCCCTATGTGGAGGCGGGGGTTCAGGCCACGGATCTCTGTGACAACGGAGAGGCCTCGTCTCCGGTGGTGACGGCCTCGGGCGCCGTCAACACCCAGGTGCCGGGCACCTATGTCCTCACCTACTCGGCCCAGGACGCGTCCGGCAACGTGGGCCGTGCCACCCGCAAGGTGACCGTCACGCCGAGCAGCGCGTGCGAGGCGCCCCAGACGGGATGGACGCTCACGGGCAGCATGGCGCAGCCCCGCCTGTCCCACACCGCGACCCTGCTGGAGGACGGCCGGGTGTTGGTGACCGGTGGCTTCAACATCTCCTCCGAGCTGTACAGCCCGTCCACCCGGACCTTCTCCGCCACGGGCAGCAACCTGGGCTCCCACCGGGGCCACACGGCCACCCGGTTGAGCGACGGCCGCGTGCTCATCGCGGGGGGCACCAGCTCCACCACCCGACCCTCCGCCGAGCTCTACCTCCCGGCGTCGGGCACGTGGCAGGCCACCGGCCGGCTCTCCACGCCGCGCTTCAACCACGCGGCCGTGTTGCTGCCCAACGGCAAGGTGCTCGTGGCCGGTGGCTTCGGCTCGGAGTCGAGTGGGCCCGCGTTGAAATCGGCCGAGCTGTATGATCCGGCCACGGGCACGTGGTCCCCCACGCGGGACCTCACGCATGCGCGCGGCTTCCACACCATGACCCTGCTCCCGGGCGGCAAGGTGTTGGTGACGGGCGGCGGCCTCCAGCCGAATCCCGACGCGGAGGGCAATACGCTCGTGCCCGAGGCGGAGCTGTATGATCCGGCCGCGGGAACGTGGACGAGCGCGGGGCGCATGAGCACGGGACGTGCCTGGCACACGGCCACGCTGCTGTCGGGTGGCAAGGTGCTGGTGGTGGGCGGGGCGGGCGTCGATGCCGTCCTGAGCGCCGCGGCGGAGCTGTATGACCCGGCCACGGGCACGTGGAAGGCCACGGGGAGCATGAAGTCGCCGCGCCGCTTTCACACGGCCACGCTGCTGCCCAACGGCGAGGTGTTGGTGGCCGGTGGCTACGATCAGCATACGGGCATCCAGTACGCCGCCGAGCGCTACAACCCGGCGACGGGCACGTGGTCGGTGACGGCCTCGATGTATGTGGATCGCTACCAGCACACGGCCACGCCGCTGCCCGACGGCACGGTGCTCGTGGTGGGCGGGGCCAGCAACCACGATCAGGCCTCGGCCGAGTACTACCGTCCGTAG
- a CDS encoding DUF1501 domain-containing protein encodes MSDPKDSKPKSPGRRQLLRGLGAGAAALAFPHLWLPRTALAQTNGRGRVRHIIYIRLSGGFRFTTAFNSDVADEFNPFGRSDKRAAGTEWGVGKLLERASWLEGEPSKPRRDLGMKPVAEFSNEICVLPCVDHEPFSARADGGHGTGLERFLTGYVGGATGFLSYVNYGVRARVAEEAAKGNTLLPAFSLGEAGMATGAGSYATYRPPVLEGSGFQGFGADPSAGLPPWAAKVTTEVDNRYRARLHLPLRGGVDTYQQTRKATSDYGKIFRDPMLRVTADSDEVVDGITNRQLRAIFGTDTTGQRAALALRLFHFGCPAVFLNQGGYDYHSREDAELPDELDGANRLVSGLRTALKMMQHPEGGTYWDKTLVVIGSEFGRTTGGSRFNSANGSDHGSDLATRWMSMPFMGGVISEAGKGGKSLGSVRGADLKATGKVYSYRSVLKTMMDLLGADHEGIFPADAPIQDFFS; translated from the coding sequence ATGTCCGATCCCAAAGACTCGAAGCCCAAGTCCCCGGGCCGCCGCCAGCTCCTCCGGGGCCTGGGCGCGGGGGCCGCCGCGCTGGCCTTCCCCCACCTGTGGTTGCCGCGCACGGCGCTCGCCCAGACGAACGGGCGCGGCCGCGTGCGCCACATCATCTACATCCGTCTGTCCGGCGGCTTCCGCTTCACCACCGCCTTCAACTCGGACGTGGCCGACGAGTTCAACCCGTTCGGCCGCTCGGACAAGCGCGCCGCGGGCACCGAGTGGGGCGTGGGCAAGTTGCTCGAGCGCGCCAGCTGGCTCGAGGGCGAGCCGTCCAAGCCCCGGCGCGATCTGGGCATGAAGCCGGTGGCGGAGTTCTCCAATGAAATCTGCGTGCTGCCGTGCGTGGACCACGAGCCCTTCTCGGCGCGCGCGGACGGAGGGCATGGCACGGGCCTGGAGCGCTTCCTCACGGGGTACGTGGGCGGAGCCACGGGCTTCCTCTCGTATGTGAACTACGGGGTGCGCGCGCGGGTGGCGGAGGAGGCCGCCAAGGGCAACACCCTGCTGCCGGCCTTCAGCCTCGGCGAGGCGGGCATGGCGACGGGGGCGGGGAGCTACGCCACCTATCGGCCTCCGGTGCTGGAGGGCAGTGGCTTCCAGGGCTTCGGCGCGGATCCGAGCGCGGGCCTGCCCCCGTGGGCGGCCAAGGTGACCACCGAGGTGGACAACCGCTACCGTGCGCGGCTGCACCTGCCGCTGCGCGGCGGCGTGGACACCTACCAGCAGACGCGCAAGGCCACGAGCGACTACGGGAAGATCTTCCGCGACCCCATGCTCCGGGTGACCGCCGACTCCGACGAGGTGGTGGATGGCATCACCAACCGCCAGTTGCGCGCCATTTTCGGCACCGACACCACGGGCCAGCGCGCGGCGCTCGCGCTGCGCCTGTTCCACTTCGGCTGCCCGGCGGTGTTCCTCAACCAGGGCGGCTACGACTACCACTCGCGCGAGGACGCGGAGCTGCCGGACGAGCTGGATGGCGCCAACCGGCTGGTGAGCGGTCTGCGCACGGCGCTCAAGATGATGCAGCACCCCGAGGGCGGTACGTACTGGGACAAGACGCTGGTGGTGATCGGCAGCGAGTTCGGCCGCACCACGGGCGGCAGCCGCTTCAACTCCGCCAACGGCAGTGACCACGGCAGCGATCTGGCCACCCGGTGGATGTCCATGCCCTTCATGGGCGGCGTCATCAGCGAGGCGGGCAAGGGCGGCAAGAGCCTCGGCTCGGTGCGCGGCGCGGATCTCAAGGCCACGGGCAAGGTGTACTCGTACCGCTCGGTCCTCAAGACGATGATGGATCTGCTCGGCGCCGACCACGAGGGCATCTTCCCCGCGGATGCCCCCATCCAGGACTTCTTCTCATGA
- a CDS encoding MXAN_6652 family MXYO-CTERM-anchored protein: MREELPRCSKRSWADGGNQVKKVTSSPGGSMRFPSFVVAGVFTASLLSTPALARSTGITGRSGKPAADGTAGRTCSSTCHTPGATVPTVAISGPTSVVAGTTNQYTFIIQGGPAVNGGVNLAVDRVEAALDLVENSGLRKDGVELVHAAPKAFSNGEVRFDFSMIAPGNGGLVTIYGAGNSVNASSSTSGDGVAATKLEVTVKVSDGTDAGVEEPDSGTPLDAGIEVDAGTEVDAGTVADAGTGTGDPGHDHDHDQDDDKGGGCSSTGGAPLLMFVLGSAGLTLLRRRRA; this comes from the coding sequence ATGAGAGAGGAATTGCCGCGATGCAGCAAACGGTCGTGGGCCGATGGAGGAAATCAGGTTAAAAAGGTAACTTCTTCTCCCGGAGGAAGTATGCGGTTCCCATCATTTGTTGTTGCTGGCGTCTTCACTGCGAGTCTTCTGTCCACCCCGGCCCTGGCGCGCTCCACGGGCATCACTGGCCGTTCTGGAAAGCCAGCCGCTGATGGGACTGCGGGCCGGACCTGCTCGTCGACGTGTCATACGCCGGGCGCCACCGTACCGACCGTGGCGATCTCCGGTCCCACGTCGGTGGTGGCGGGGACGACGAACCAGTACACCTTCATCATCCAGGGAGGACCCGCGGTGAATGGGGGCGTCAACCTGGCGGTGGACCGGGTGGAGGCCGCGCTCGATCTGGTCGAGAACTCGGGCCTGAGGAAGGACGGCGTCGAGCTGGTGCACGCCGCCCCCAAGGCGTTTTCCAATGGAGAGGTCCGCTTCGATTTCTCGATGATCGCGCCGGGCAATGGCGGCCTCGTCACGATCTACGGTGCCGGCAATTCCGTCAACGCAAGCAGCAGCACGAGCGGTGACGGCGTGGCGGCCACGAAGCTGGAGGTGACCGTCAAGGTCTCGGACGGCACGGACGCGGGTGTCGAGGAGCCGGACTCCGGCACGCCCCTCGACGCGGGCATCGAAGTCGACGCGGGCACCGAAGTCGACGCGGGCACCGTGGCCGACGCGGGCACCGGGACTGGCGATCCTGGCCACGACCACGACCACGACCAGGACGACGACAAGGGCGGTGGCTGCTCCTCGACGGGTGGTGCTCCCTTGCTGATGTTCGTGCTGGGTTCCGCGGGCCTGACGCTGCTGCGCCGCCGTCGCGCCTGA